aaactatttgttttgGTCAATCTTGTGCTACAAAATAGATTTTCCCAAGTTCATGTTTAGAGTCTACGTTACCTGAAATTTCAGGGGGTTTTTTACCATGAGTTGCCATTAATtcttatgaaaacatttagcagccCTAATATAAACGAATTGATCACTAATGAAGAGTTTTGTCCAGCGCTTTCTGTGTCTTAGCTTGCAGCTTGTAGAGACCTCCTTATTTAATCTCTGGCTGCTGGGACTGGTGTACACACGCTAATACATGCTTATCTCTTACTGTAAACAATTACTTTTGTGATCCACATCTCCCATCAGAATAAATAGGATGGAGATGATCCCCTAAAGTCCTTACTGTTGCCTTGATTTTGCAGCCTCAAGGGGACTGAAACTCCTATTTCCAGTTCagaaaacaggttttcttcttctttcctgcGCGTGTGTGTATGTCTACATTCAGATGCCCGTGGTTGGCTGTGACCATCTGCCCCGCTGTTCCACCATGCTGTGCcgtcctttttctttttgtgcttgcCAATTTCACCATGGCCACCTTCATGGATGCCGGGGTTCTCCCTGTAGGTCAGTAATCAAACTCCTGTTACTTTTCCAGCCTGGAAGATATTAGATTAAAGAattatgtgcgtgtgtgtgcactttttttttttttttagctggcGAGGACGAAGACAAGGAGGACGAGTTCCGCGCTCCGTTGTACAAAAATGTGGACGTGAAAGGCGTCCAGGTGAGGATGAAGTGGTGTGCATCGTGCCACTTCTACAGACCTCCTCGTTGCTCCCACTGCAGCGTCTGCGATCACTGTGTGGAGGTGAGTGCACACTCGACACATTCAACTCTGACAGCGACAAAAAACATGGAACTGCAGATTAGGATTAGAGAAAGTAATTAGAGAGcttcagaggggaaaaaaaagagtagattTTTGCTGGATGAGTGGTGGACAGAGGGTGAGATCTTGTTAATCAGGTAAATCCTTTTCTCGGATCCTTTGTTTTTCCCCGGGAAACACAATTTGAAATACCAAGCTGTTTTTAGACAGTAGAGCGGATATTCGACGAGGtccaaatgaatattttttgattaaacatGACTGATTCTCTGAATCTTTCCTCAGGATTTTGACCATCACTGTCCATGGGTGAACAACTGCATTGGGAGACGAAACTACCgctatttctttctctttctgtcgtCTCTCACCGTTCACATGATTGCTGTGTTCACCTTTGGCCTCGTGTATGTCCTGCACCACATGGACGATTTGTGGAAGCTGCATTGCCTCATCACGTATCCTTGTGACAAGCCTCTTGTTCGTTATATTAGTACTTACACTTGtctaaaaaaatcagaatttgaaGTAGTTTTCTTTAAGATGTTTTGTCGCAGTTTGGTAGTGATCAGCATATCAGGCTTGTTTCTGATACCAGTCCTGGGTCTCACTGGTTTCCACCTGTACCTGGTGTCCAGAGGTCGGACCACTAACGAACAAGTGAGAGGTTTTCAGAACTAAAAGTTGATTGTTCATCTTGTAAGAGTGTCCGGTGGGATTTTATGAGATAGActgaaatagaagaaaaattattcatattttttacaaatttcagaattttatgcAAGTAAATGTCTACCTCTGCCTACTTTACTCTGACATCCAGAAAAATGTCACTTAACTAGTGCATAGAATCCCCTGTGATTTAATCACAGTAGAAATCCAGATTTTTGTAAATTCCTGAGTCTAGGAatgaagtttaaagcagatttaagATATAAAACAATGTCTGAAGGTTTTGAAGACTCCTAGAGTACTGTTTCCTCCATCTTATGAGAATGTCATAACTTCAAATCTAGCCAGACAGAATCATCTACCTAAACTCAACAAAGAGATCATTATTTAGAGCAGCAGCAAAGAAGTTCTTCCAGCAGGACGGCAACTCTGTCATGCAGCTGGAACTCCAACGACATGGTTTACATCTGAGCATATCCACTtgttaaaatggcctagtcaaagtccacacaAAAATCCTACATTATATTAGCATTCACAGATGCTCTCAGCTCAGCTCTGACTGAGATTCAGCTAAATATCAGTTTCTAAATGCATAAGCTGGTAGTCACAAACCCCTAGTAGTTGACTCAGAGCGCtaaatcacacttttcagattattatttgttaaaagaTAATTAATCCAAACATAATCTCTCTTCTGGTTTGCAATAATGCTCTACCCAGATTTTAtctattgcataaaatcatAACCCAATACATTTGGTTCATGGTTGCCATGACAGCacttgaaaatattaaagtttgtgaatacttttgcaatgtgTGTTCTCTACTGCACAACACCTAAATGCCTCTCTGTATGCTCCCACAGGTAACTGGCAAGTTTCAAGGAGGAATAAATCCTTTCTCACGAGGCTGTTGTAGCAACTTGGAGTATCTGATTTGCAGTCCCATTTCTCCAAAGTAAGAGGCATATTTTTCCTGTCCAATCTGCATCTTTTTTAGCTGCCTTATATACCATACTTGCTAAatctttggtttttctgttttttgattataatttttttttgtctggggAAACCAGTTACAGATCAAGGACCTGCAAAAAAGCAGTCATCCTTGTGCAGCCTCCGTTCCTGAGACCAGAGGTTGACAGACAGATGCCGGTGAAAATCAGGGACAACGGCATCCAGAGCCTAGCAGTACAAAATAAGGTATGCGCGAGTAAACATGTATTTCAAGCACATCTTCTAAGGACTGTGACCTCAGCTGTCAAGCGATATGAGATGTATCCCTCACATCTCTatgtttatttctctctccAGCAATCCTCAGCTGGAGCTGTCGAGCTGTCAGAcatcaaacagctgaaacatccGCCGCCGCTGCCTCCAAAACCGGATCGCGGTCTGCTGAAAAGCCAAGTTGCTGTCTTGGATGGTGCGCTGGAATTACAAACACACATGAAGCAAACGTGCTTATATATGTTGAGCTTTTATAAATTTCTCTCTCAGTGTGATTGATTGGTGTATGTAACAGACTAGTAAAAAAGTGGTGCAAAGTTTATAATTAGAAGAAAAttatgacatgacttttttttatatctatatatattttcgTTTTTTAAGGGTGctacaaaaacataacatcacACATCCAAACACTTATGTAACATGTTATAAACctctaaaaaaacatatatgtcCTGGCCCATAGTGAGGTTCACAAGGTTGCTAAAGGTTGCAATTCCTCGACTTTAATGAATTTTAGAGGAGGGTTCCATGTCTGATCCTATTGTAACAAGAATAAGATGCACTTCTTATTGCTAAatcttactttttaaagtttcattattaaaaatcccattgtagatttttgtttatatttgcagGTGCATTCTATTAATCCTAAAATAAcctattttttcagatttgggACATCACACCAAATCCATCATTCCTGTTTCTATTCCGACTGTGCCACAGTTACGTCCGGTTCTGGAGGCCATCTCCAGAGGATCCTCACCCATCCCCCCAGAGCAGGtgactttcttttatttctgtttttaaatcagaacatttttaacattttgttgggTCCCTGACAGACAGTGCTGTGTGTTCTTATGTTGCTATACTCAGCTGCTGAAGACATCCGAGCAGCAAGGCATCAACAAATGTTCCGACCTCTGCTCTAACACCAGAGAAAGCCCTGCGAGAGGCAGCCATCAGGCCAGTGTGCCTGTCTCAACTCCCCTCCAGCCCTCGACAGTCTCCAGCTCTCTACAGCTCAACTCTCTGACGCTCAACTCTCGCTCTCTCACCTTAAAACACAGCAGCCGCAACGGCAGCAAATCCCAGCTTCTTTCGATGAACCCCGATGGGCTGGGATCTAATTCCTCCCCTGGGATCATCGCAACTTCCAGTCTGTTGGCCAACCAGTGCAGTAGCAGTGGCAACAGCAAACCCTCCTACAATAACCTCGTCAGGCCTTCAGACCCTCAGTTCACGGTCCAAAGAGGGGCCCCTCCTGTCAGCTACCACACTCATTTTATGGGTCTGGGTACTGATGGGGCTGTGCAGCGTCCGCCTCCTCACTCCTACAGTCCTGTGTTTATGGGAGTCACCAGACAATCTCCGCAACCCCGAGAGTCCACCTCAAGGGATCCCTCACCATCTTTACCAGGTTTCCTTCAGAGAGACTCTTCCCCTGCCTATCATGGACTTATCACACGAGACCTCCAATCCCAGAGCATAGCTACACGAGACATCCCCCCTTCCGGTCTGGTAAAACGAGATTTGACCTCTCAAGGTCTTCAAGACAACCTTAGAGATCTCTACCCCCATGATGTGAGTCTTCCGATGTCCGCCGCTGCACGCTATGacaacttttcaaaaacaatcatGGCTTCCATCCAGGAGAGAagggagcaggaggagagggACAGGATGCTCCGCGTCAGTGCCAGATCGCAGGTGCTCTACGGCCCAGATGTTGGAATCTATGACATCCCCAACAGGAGGAGTCTACCGCCAGACAACATTCGACCTCCAGGTTCCCGTGGACCAACACCACCGGCCTATGGCTCCAGGGAGTTCCTGATGAGCACGGGCATTCTGGGATATGGCATGAGAACCTCACCTCTCGCCAGCTCTTCCACATCATCCCTGACCCGTGCTCCAAAAACCTCCAGCTCAccactgcagagcagcagcagcagcctgcaaAGCAAGGGACGCTCTACGTCCCCTGCCTACTGTCCTCCTGAGAGACACACCCAGGGTCCATCGTCCTCCACATCCACTCTGCCCCGTTTATCTTCCAGCGCCTATCCCACACCCCCGTACACTTCCTACGCCACGGCAAAGCGCTCCTCGCTCCCGTTCCCCTCCGAGGGGAAGGAGTCTGTCACCCTTGgagctctaaaataaaaacatattccaGGTTTTCAACGGTGCGAGTGAATCATCTATGCagtgttagttttagttttctcagcTCGAAAATCTTTTGTAAATAAGAGGCCATTTGAGGCTTTCTTGCGTGGGTGAatgtgtggaaaacaaaatgcacacaGGAATGAACTTGGAAGTATTTATGCGAtggaaaacaaactgtgaaTCTCAGGATATCTGTGCCTCctaattaaatgtaaacagGAAGCACCGGTGACTAAATCAACGCAGAAGAGCTAAATACCAGATACAGATTGAATattatgtttgatttttgaTATTGTGAAAATTCATCAAACCATAACATCCAATTTGACTCATcctttgaaaaaatgtttaatatacattttgtagttatttctacaaataaacttattttgtaATCTCCATTtctcttttgctgttttttgggATTGTGAATGATGATTCTTCTTGCTGATTCTTCCGGACACAGAAAAGTGTGATCAAaagccaaaatgaaaatttatataaatctatttacagttgaaaccagaatgTTGCATACACTGCTCAGAAacacacaacattttttttcagacattttaaaagattgtATTATTCACACTGAAGCAATCATCTACCAACACAGACTGGCACCATCAAAGATTAAAGCCACACCCTCAGAAATTAGTCAAGAGATGAGGGCATAAATGGATCTTCCTCATGGAAAATTGTCTAGTTAGGAAGGACATTAAGGATGCCAAGGTCAGTGTTTTGGAGCAGTTATCATGTAACCCTCATCTTATGCCCATAAAAATGTGAAGTCAGAGCCCAAAAAGTGTGAGAAAGGCAGCCTAAAACTCTGACTCAGCTACatcagttctgtcaggagggcATAATTTCAGCAAAGTATTTTGAGAATAGCTTgaggaagaaaaattaaaatggaaaagtttgcCAAATTTGTAGAAGGCTAAAAATTGCTCTCTAAAATGTTCTCTCTTCCATTAGACTCTGACATTCAGCAAATGTGGAGATCCTTTTAATCGTCAGTcccataaaacatgaaaagtctGGAGGACTTTTACAGTGCATGTAGATATCCTTTTTCAAAGATATACAGACACCTTCAACATCCGACGGAGAAAGATATTTTACTCTAATGCAGCAATTCACACTAAATGCTATTTTCAGCGCCGAGTTTGTGAACGGCGCCCTCTAGTGTATAAGTTTAGGTGGTGACATATCAGACCTCATATTTTATGATAATTTAGAGCCTTTTAGTAATAGGAATGACCAGTAGATACTTTATGATAACCTTCTgcgaaaaaataaaatgctctgCTTCCTGCATTCATTTCCTGAGAACAGAGTCATTTAGTTtttgtggcaaaaataaatccaacaaaaCCAGCCTGGATCGAAGCCTGCATTTCTTTTAGTTGACttgcaaaataaatcactttggGTCAGTTTGTCCTGtgtatttctgtaaattatAACAGATAACAGAAATGTCTCatggtggcagcccaaggagaggtcAAAGAGCAGTGAATGTGTGTcacaatatcaaaaataatttaggaaCGATGCCTGTCATGCTGGATGACTTTTGTTGGATAGCTCCAGAGCTATAAAACACAGAGATAGTTGTAGGTTGTAATGccacagttttgttgttttcctgagAAGGATAAAAGAGAAGCAACTTGTTGTTGTTACATCATTGAATGCATCACTGAGTGGAAGAAATAAAGgacaaacattttgaagctCTTGAGTTTTGAGTGGTTTCAGCAGCTCTGCGACTGAAACTTCGACCAAAAGAAAGCAACATTCATGCAGTGGCCTTCACAGCACCCACTCCAATCAGCAGTTTCCCTGAAATGAACTAAGTAAACAGACATAAGTACATCAAATTCTCAGAATAAGAAAACAACTCAACGTGCTCTTGGAGAACAAGCCTTGAGTGTaattatataaacatatatatacatatatatgaagCATCTACagttagagaaaaaaacaatgcaagaaTTTCTAAATTGTTTAAGTGTTGAAATGTAAGGACTCTGTACTGCATTTTTGTCAACTCTAATATTCCTAAATAACATTCAGTGGTGCCATCTTCCTTAAGGAGCCACTTAATTAGACTTGTAATTAAATCATAATATGTAACAAGAGCAAGAGGAAATCACACGTGGAAGAAAGttcttttcagttcagttttgaGGTTTTTGGACTTGAGTCATGCTTTTAAAAGATTTCCTGTCtcagatttagatttatgttttagtctttatcctttttagattattattcctgttaatttttttttatctgtctttgATTGAACTAATATATGTGTGACTGTAGTAGTAGTGAAATGTGACACAACAAAGGTTTGGCACAGGAAAGAGGACTAAATACAAATGccaaatttttcagattttccaggGGTCTGTCATGAAGGTCCCAGTAAAACACTGTAACTGGTGATTTTGATGtgagaaaatctaaataagttcaattagtcataatatttttgACATGGGAACTGTATATGAATATGCAAAAACAagtgtgtgtttaaaatgtaagtGCTTTGCTATTTTGGTTACTCACACCACGACCCCTCCCTCGTCCAACTTCCATCCCAGTGTCTAGAGCCagaggaaaaatattaatgacaaTGGTGACATGACGGGGATTGCATACTGTTGAGTTAGAGAGGCTGATCAACATTTTACCATGCAGATAGTGGGGTCTGATGAgctctctctctgttttacaTCATGCCGTCTTCTGGTTTTAACAATGCATGAGGAGACTGTAGCTCTTACTGCCAGACTTCCTTCCTACTTCATttaacccccccccaaaaaaacaagtctTGTATTTAGAAATCAACTTCatgatgtgacaaaaacaggaactaaACCGAATCCCCagctgtttttgctgttttgttgccATATGAATAAAGTTAGTTAAATCGATTGAATGTTGCTCTagtgtaaaagtgtttttagtaGCCAGTATGTCTAAAATAGTGCAGCATAGTTTCAACTTATTTATACATAAGCTACTGCAGTTTTATATTAGTGACATATAAGTTTCTGCAGCGCAGCTGGATGCTGCAGAAACATAGAAAAGTGGAAGCTAAAACCTCTAAATAGTCACTGCTTTGAAAGTCAGGCACTGACTCCTGGCGTTGCTcattatttctgttgatttttattattagaaaacATGTAGAGGATGTACTTGTTGGAAATAATTGCTTCACAGAATGCAACATTGACACCTGTTCACAACCCACAGTGTGAGAAAATCAATCAACCTGtgatattttaaacatatcAACAGAATTGGATTTGTGTGATGTTTTCTGTGATGTGCCTGATTTAATAGCTGCACTGggtaaaaaaaaggaattgtagttcattaaatatttttttcctgcattttgtgtataaaatctttgtgttttcagttgcCAATGTTGGAATGTAATTGTGATGTTGTCCAAAGACACCATGTCGAACTCCACAGGGTTCCTCAGCCTAACCTCTTGACATGCGATGCATTCGTCCTCATCAGCCTTTAAGTCACACTTCTTTTCAGATGCTGCACACTGACCTACTTTCATCCCACtgcctgtgtgtctctgtgggTGTGCCTCTCCCAGCCTCTTCCTCTCAAGCTCATTGATATGCCTGATCATCAGAGCCATCGCTGAACTGGCTGATTGtcattttcagctgctctgcCACTGATGCATTCCATTTCCTCTCTCTGGGCTGTCTCTCGACATGATGAAGCACTCTCTGCATTGACACTTGACAAGAAAGATTTGGATTAATAGCAACCCCGCCTTGTTGCTCCATCAGACTGAGgcatattttatagaaattagcatttaaaaaaaaatctaaacccAGAGAAGGGCAGAATTACATTGTGGTTTTAAGGTAACTTGTTTTCCGTTCTGGTGACCCCCGGACTGGCAGCTACTGCTGTTTTTTATAGCCTGGCAAAGGGGAGCAGCATTAAGTCAATGTGAAAGTCAGGACGTCAGGTGGTGTCGTTTATAATGTGAGGACAAACAGTCATTCTTACAGGACAACTGGACAGATTATACCTTTGATAGTGACAGGGAACTAATTATCCTatattttgactattttctcAATAGTCAAACACactgaaactaaaatgaaaaggtttttggGTTAAGGACTCATAATTAATTCTCGATCAACACAAATAAATGGtccaaataagaaaaacatttttaaaatgtacatagcttttttattttaattttttttaaaaagctcaaattttaTGAATGATGGgaatcaaataattttattatcaaTCACCCAATATCTTTTTACTAttgattaattaaacaaacagacataatgaaaatgaaacaaacacgGAGAACTCATATTATCTAATTGTAGGCTTTTGATGTCTAGAAATGATCAGGCACTCATAGATTTTATAGGAAAGTTATTTTATGACCAATTTCTGAACTCTATCTAACTTTGCTCTCAGATGGCTATCAGTTCTCCcagagctaataaaaaaaaaaagaatagagcTTTAACTTTAGATCAGATTCAAGCTGCTTCACCTCTCAAAGAACAGGCGCCATCCAGTAGACATGTGGTTCCGACACTCATCTCAGTTTTCTTGACGTCTGAGTTTTGGCTCAGACTGCCGTTCATTCAGCTTGAGATCAGTACAAATACGGGAGACGCCAGTGTTGCTTTTAGCGGAGGACGAGGAATGCATGGACGGCCCTAACTCTTTCCTGTCTCGCAATTGCCAAAAATCATCTTGGTGAGCCACAACAATGTTTATGTTCAGATATTCTAGTGCCTGGAGAGAGAAGAGTTAAACTCTTTTTTGggctggcctagtcaaagtctggactcaAATCAAAGTAGGATGCAGTTACAAGACTTTAAAGATGCCGTTTattaaaaaggattttgcaAAGAGGCTACAGTCATTCCACTGTGATGTAAAATACTAATTTCCAGTTACTGGTGCAAGTTGCAATTTCAAAGATAAGATCTGTTCATTGAATAAAACATGGCATTATCATTGAAAATTTAACACACTTACCAGTCAACATCAATATTTATAGTAACAATGGATTGTttaggggcgtgctccggtgtcgtagaggttagcgcgccccacgtttggaggccttcagtcctcgacgcggccgtcgcgggttcgattcccggacccgacgacatttgccgcatgtcttcccccctctccttctccctttcctgtcagcctactatgaaaaaagggacactagagcccacaaaaaggaccccctggtggggaaaaaaaaaagaaaaaaaaaaggattgttTCAAAGCTTCCAGGatttaaaaattaaccaaagtcaaataaataatcttaattaaactttttgtggAGTCCATCTGATCGAGACCATCACAGGGCATTGAGAAAAACAGCTTGAGCGTAACACCTTGGTAAGGTGTTGTACTTCTTGCTGGCGTTAATCAgaatttgctttaattaaacatttgatCTTCAGGTCCTCTTGGAGTAATCAATTTGTGCTACAATATTAagtagagtaaaaa
The sequence above is a segment of the Gambusia affinis linkage group LG17, SWU_Gaff_1.0, whole genome shotgun sequence genome. Coding sequences within it:
- the zdhhc8a gene encoding palmitoyltransferase ZDHHC8B, with product MPASGADSLKPSAFIPVCTAACLLVGSTSMFFVFTCPWLAVTICPAVPPCCAVLFLFVLANFTMATFMDAGVLPVAGEDEDKEDEFRAPLYKNVDVKGVQVRMKWCASCHFYRPPRCSHCSVCDHCVEDFDHHCPWVNNCIGRRNYRYFFLFLSSLTVHMIAVFTFGLVYVLHHMDDLWKLHCLITLVVISISGLFLIPVLGLTGFHLYLVSRGRTTNEQVTGKFQGGINPFSRGCCSNLEYLICSPISPNYRSRTCKKAVILVQPPFLRPEVDRQMPVKIRDNGIQSLAVQNKQSSAGAVELSDIKQLKHPPPLPPKPDRGLLKSQVAVLDDLGHHTKSIIPVSIPTVPQLRPVLEAISRGSSPIPPEQLLKTSEQQGINKCSDLCSNTRESPARGSHQASVPVSTPLQPSTVSSSLQLNSLTLNSRSLTLKHSSRNGSKSQLLSMNPDGLGSNSSPGIIATSSLLANQCSSSGNSKPSYNNLVRPSDPQFTVQRGAPPVSYHTHFMGLGTDGAVQRPPPHSYSPVFMGVTRQSPQPRESTSRDPSPSLPGFLQRDSSPAYHGLITRDLQSQSIATRDIPPSGLVKRDLTSQGLQDNLRDLYPHDVSLPMSAAARYDNFSKTIMASIQERREQEERDRMLRVSARSQVLYGPDVGIYDIPNRRSLPPDNIRPPGSRGPTPPAYGSREFLMSTGILGYGMRTSPLASSSTSSLTRAPKTSSSPLQSSSSSLQSKGRSTSPAYCPPERHTQGPSSSTSTLPRLSSSAYPTPPYTSYATAKRSSLPFPSEGKESVTLGALK